The Amycolatopsis japonica nucleotide sequence CGAGCTCGTCGGCGACGTCACCGGTGCCGTCCGGGCTGCCGTCGTCGACGACGAGGGCGTGCACGTCCGGGAGTGCTTCGAGCAGACGTTCCAGGATCGGGCCGATGTTGTCCCGCTCGTTGTACGTCGGGACCACCACCAGCACCGGGTCGATTCCCTGGGCCCCCCGCGGCGCCTGCGCCATCCGCTTTTCCTCCGTGTTCCGGCGGGTCAGCCCGCCGCTTCCCTCGTTGCCTTGGCGGCGCTCGCGCGCCGGGTGCGGAAACGGAGTACGTACCCGCCGGTAACCCCGGCGATCGCCAGGGCCAGCAGCCCGTACTCCGTCGTCACACCGAGTAGATCCGACAGCGTAGTCTGCTGCCTCAGCGGTACGCGCCCCACCAGGGAGTCTGCGGTGAACAGGCTGGTGGAGGCCTTGATCGAACCGTCGGGCGCGACGATCGCGCTGACCCCGCTGGTGGCCGAAACGATCACCGCGCGCCCGTGCTCGACCGCTCGCAGCCGCGACATCGCCAGCTGCTGGTAGCTCATCTCCCCCGGTCCGTACCAGGCGTTGTTGGTCGGCACGACGAGCAGTTCCGCGCCGTCGGCGACCGATTCGCGGGCCGGGTAGTCGAACGCGGTCTCGTAGCAGATGAAGACGCCGACCTTGGTCCCCGCGACCGACAGCGCGGCGTTGGCGCCGTCACCCGGTGTCATGTTCGCCACGCTGTCGACGAACGGCGTCACCAGCTTCGCGACCTCGCGGGCCGGGACGTACTCGCCGAACGGGACCAGCTGCTGCTTGGCGTAGCGCTGACCGGGGCCGGTCGCCGGATCCCAGACCAGCGCGGAGTTCTGGGCGGTGCCGTCGGGCAGCCGGACCAGCGCGCCGATGATCGCCTGCGTGCCGTAGTCGCGGACCATCTGGTCGACGCCGGCGTCACCGGTGCGCATGGCCATCGCGGTCTCGGGCCACACCAGCAGATCGACCTTGGTGTTGCTCGCCTTCAGCTTTTCCAGCAGGCGGGCGCTTTCGGTGAGGTGGTTGCTCCGCAGTTCGTCGCGGCGGCCTTCCAGCGCCAGGCCGATGTCCGGCGCGTTGCCCTGCACCGTGGCGACGGTGAGTTCGCCGTCCTGGGCTTCGGTGCCGATCGTCGGCCACACCGCGAGTCCCGCCACCACCGGCACCAGCGTCAGCGCCGACGTGGCGATCAGGGAACGCCGCGGATCGGCGCCCCTCAGCCGCAGGCACAGCGCCGCGAGCCCGAAACCGGTCAGCACGACGGCGAGACCGACCAGCGGAGCGCCACCGATCGAGGCCAGCGAGACGAAGGCGCCCTCGGGCTGACTGAACGCAACCCGGCCCCACGGGAAACCGCCGAACGGGAACCAGGCCCGCGGTGTCTCCAGCGCGATGATCACCAACGCGGCCCACAACGGTCCGAGCGGAAGCCTCCACACCACGGTGGCGAACGCGCCGCCGAAACCGAGGTACACCGACAGCGCCATCGACAGCGCGATCCACGGCCACGGCCCGAAATCCGGGCCGAGGAAGTCCAGCAGCCACGTCAGCAGCGGGAGGAAGAACCCCATCCCGAACACGAACGCGTAGCCGAACGCGCCCCGGAACCTGCGTCCGTGCACCACCAGCGCGAAGCCGGTGAACGCCAGCGGCGCGAGCCACCACAGCGGACGCGGCGCGAAACTGAGGTACAGCGTGAAACCCGACGCCGCGGCGACGAGGAAACGCAGGAGCCAGGCGCGGGAGAACCGCTTCCGGGGCGCCGCTTCGGGGTCCGGATCGGTCACGGTCGAGGACACCCCTGAACCCTAGGCCGTGCGGGTGAACACATCGTGGATGACCTCTCCGTCGCGGACCGTGCGCAGGCACCGGGGCAGCGTCGCCCCCTCGGCCAGGTTCGGCAGCGGGGGCACCCCCGCGCGCGGGTCGGTCGACCAGCGCTGCACCCGCGAGTCCGGCGTCGCGACGACGAGATCCTCGGCGTCCCAGATCGCGTAGTGCGCGGGAGCGCCCGGGACCAGGCTGCCGGTGACGCCGTCGTTCACTCCGGCGGCGCGGTGTCCCGCGCGGGTGTGGGCAGTGAAGGACGCACGAGCCGACAGACCCGAACCCGGCGTGCGGTGATAGGTCCCGGCGCGGACGGTGGCCCACGGGTCGACAGGTGTGACGGGAGCGTCGGAGCCGAAAGCGAGCAGGACCCCTTCGGCGGCCATGGCGGCGAAGGGGTTGAGCTTCGGAGCCCGTTCGCCGCCGAGACGGTCGACGTACATGCCGTGCTCGCCGCCCCATTCCGCGTCGAACTGCGGCTGGACCGACGCGACCACGCCCCAGCCGGCGAGCTCCTTCGCCTGACCGGCGTCGATCATCTCGACGTGCTCGAGCCGGTGGTGCCGGGCCGCCAGCGCTCGACGGCCGACGATCTTCTCCGCGCGCCGGAATCCTTCGACGACCTCGGCCACGGCGGCGTCGCCGATGACGTGGAAACCGGCCTGCAGTTCGGCCTCGGTGCAGGCGGCGACGTGTTCGGCGATGGCGGCGGCGTCGAGGTAGAGCGTTCCGGTGGTGCCGTGGGCGTCGGCGTACGGCTCGTGCAGCGCGGCCGTGCGGGAGCCGAGCGCGCCGTCGACGAACAGATCGCCCGCGACTCCCCTGGCGCCGAGCGCGCGGGCGGTGTCGACTCCGCCACGCTCCCCCCAGTAGCCGACGACCTCCGGCAGTCCCGGCTCGGACGCGAGCGTGAGCAGGTCGGTGAGGTCTTCCGCGCCGGAGATGTCCGGGCCCGCGCATTCGTGGACGCTCACGACACCGCGCGCGGCGGCTTCGGCGAGGAACGCGCGCTGGGCCTCGCGGCGCTGCTGCGGGGTGATGGCGTCGCGCATCGCGGCGCGCACGAGGTGGTGGGCGTCGCGAGTCAGCGGTCCGTCGGGCGACCAGCCCGGCGCCTCGTGCACTCCGGCGGCCAGCGCGACGAGGGCGCTGGAGACGAGCGCGGAGTGGACGTCGACCCGGCTCAGGTACACCGGGGCGCCGTTCGCGGCCTCGTCGATCTCGGCGCGGCTGGGCAGCCTGCCGTCAGTCCAGCGGGATTCGTCCCAGCCGTGTGCGACCAGCACCTGGCCGGGCCGGACGGCGTCGCGGACCGCGGCCAGGAGTTCGGCGGCGCCGCGGACGTTCGCGAGGTTCAGGCCGGTGAGGTGCAGTCCGGTCGCGGTGGCGTGGACGTGCGCGTCGACGAAGGCCGGGGCGACGAAGGCGCCGTCGAGGTCGACCGGTTCGGCGTCGGGATGCAGTGCTTTGGCCGGGCCGTCCTGCCCCACCCAGACGACGATGCCGTCGGTGATCGCCATGGCGGTGGCGTCGGGAGCCGAGGGGCTGTAGATGCGCCCGCCGAGCAGGAGCGTCGTTCGCGCGTTCGTCACCCTCCTGAGTTTGCAGCGTGCGGAAGCCCACGTGACCGGCGGGTCGGCAAGATTTCGACACACCCCGCAGGACAGGAATATTTACGTCTTCAGAACGATGTGACAGGATATTTTCACGCGTTTCCGACGACGAGGAGTACAAGTGACTGCGATCCAGGAACCGACCTCGCCGGTGGCCGCCTACGATCAGCCCTACGACTACACCCGTGTCGAGCTGACCGAACCCGACTGGCGCCGCTTCCCCGGCTGGCACGACGTGACCGAGGCAGAGTGGCGCGACGCGCAGTGGCAGCGAGTGCACTGCATCCGTAACGCCAAGCAGCTGCGCGCCCTGATGGGCGATCAGCTGGAGGAGCGCTTCTACGAGGACATGCTCGCCGACCAGCGCGAGATGGCCACGATGTCGATGCTCCTGCCGCCGCAGATGATCAACACGATGGCGCCCAACGCGGGCACCGACCCGGCGAAGGTGACCGAGGCCTGGTACGCCGACCCGATCCGCCGCTACATGCTCCCGGTGCGCAGCGACCGCGACACCGAGTGGCCGAGCCACCCGCACTCCGAGCGGGACTCGCTGCACGAGGCGGAGATGTGGGTCGTGGAGGGGCTGACCCACCGCTACCCCACCAAGGTCCTCGCCGAGATGATCTCCACCTGCCCCCAGTACTGCGGGCATTGCACCCGGATGGACCTGGTCGGCAACTCCACGGAACAGGTCGAGAAGCACAAGCTCTCGCTCAAACCGGTCGACCGCCAGGACGCGATGATCGAGTACCTGAGGAAGACCCCCGGCGTACGTGACGTCGTGGTCTCCGGCGGCGACGTCGCGAACGTGCCGTGGCCGCAGCTCGAGTCGTTCCTGATGCGACTGATGGACATCGACACCGTCCGCGACATCCGGCTCGCCACCAAGGCGCTCGCCGCCCTGCCGCAGCACTGGATCCAGCCGAAGGTCGTCGAAGGTCTCGAACGCGTAGCCGGCACCGCTCAGCGCCGCGGCGTCAACCTCGCGATCCACACCCACGTCAACCACGCCCAGTCGGTGACCCCGCTGGTCGCGGAAGCCGCCAGGACCGCGCTCGACGTCGGCGTCCGCGACGTGCGCAACCAGGGCGTGCTGATGAAGGGCGTGAACGCGACCCCTGCCGACCTGCTCGATCTGTGCTTCGCGCTGCAGGGCGAGGCGAACATCCTGCCGTACTACTTCTATATGTGCGACATGATCCCGAACGCCGAGCACTGGCGGGTTTCCGTGCACGAGGCACAGGAACTGCAGCACGCGATCATGGGCTACCTGCCCGGCTACGCCACGCCGCGGATCGTCTGCGACGTGCCCTACGTCGGGAAGCGCTGGGTCCACCAGCTCGCCGAATATGACCGCGAGCTGGGGATTTCCTACTGGACCAAGAACTACCGGACCGGGATCGAGCACGAGGACCCGGAAGCCTTGCAGCGTCGGTACCCCTACTACGACCCGATCTCCACGCTGCCGGAAGCCGGCCAGCGCTGGTGGGCCAGCCAGCCCGGCTGACTTCCGCATGTTCGTAGATGAAACCGGTGGTCCCGAACGTCGTTCGGGACCACCGGTAACGGCAAGCCGCAGACAAACCAGCCACCCGATCGATCGGCAAGTCGCGATCGACAGGTCGACCGACAGCGCAGCACTGTCTCCCGACGAGATACCGTGCTCGCCCTCACCATGAGGGTGCCCGCGTCGCACCCCAGGTCACCAACCGGTGACGCAAGGAGGTCGCCAAGATTGTGGCGGAATGCCGGACAAAGCCTGGCACGGTCTCGTCGGCGTGCTCACTCGGTTGGCGATTCGCCACCCATGATCGGCGCTCCTTTCGACATCCTGACGGCGTGGGCCCTGCTTGGCCGGCGCCGAACTGCTAATGATCGTCAGGACGCTGCCCTGGTGGGTGCGGCACGGCGATCAGTGAGAAGCGCGAGTCTTTGGGCTGGTCAATCTGACGTCGAGAAGCCCGCCCGCAGCTTCACAGCAGGCCAGCGTGGTGGAGCTTGACGACTGCGGTGGCCAGCCCGCCGAGCAGGTTGACGCCCCAGATAAGCCGGAACATCTTGTAGGCCATGTCCCGCCGCGGCTTGGTCGAGTGCCTGCTCAGCGCGACGCGAAGACAGCAGGCGGCCAGCGTGGCGACGAAGACGGCGTAGCCGCCGACGAACACCCAAACCCACATCGCGCAGTCCTCTCCCTAAATCCCAGGAGAGAACCTTCGGGGCCCGCTTCGCTTTATATTCACGCGAACTCGCCAGGTCAACAAAAACTTCCGAATTGCTAACCCCTGCAAACCCCCAAAAGGGTGAACGCCGTTGGAGGGGTGTAGTGATGTTGCGACGACCGTGTCAGTACCTCGTGGATGGCGGAATGATGGCGTTGAGAACGACGTCCCGGTCGAAGTAGGTCGTCGGTGTGCATCTTCTTTCTGGAGGATCTGGCGGGCGCGGGTCACGGCCGGAGCCCTGGCATCGGAGCAGTCGTCTCGCCGAAGAGGTCCAGCGGCGCCTCATGCGGGTGGACGCGGGTGGCCGTAGCGCCGTTCGCCGCGTCGTCGGCGGACGAGCTAAGGGCCGCCCACCAGGTCGTATGCCAGGTAACAGTCGTTGGATGCCGCGACGACCACCCTCGTCACTGTCTCTCCCGGCGGGATGGCACCAGCCGTGAAAAGGGGGTGTGAAGGTCCGAACAGGGTGAAGACGTCATCAACCTTCATCAACTGCGCGTCTCCTGCGCCTTCCGTCATGCCTAGTCCGGCACGAGGCATGCAGTAAGGCATTGCTCGCTGTTCGGGGGTTTTCTCGTCTTCGCACCATTGTGCGCCAGCGCATGTTATGGGGCTGCGGTAGTCCCTGCCGTTGTATTGGACTTGGTGTGGAAGGCCCTTGTCTTCTGGCAGGGCGTAGCCGAAGTGGTTCGCCACCTTAGAGGTGAACGCTGCTCCACAGAGCGCGCCGAGAATCGCCAACACCGCGATTGGCAGCATCACGGCACGCCGGAGGATGCGGCGTCGACGTGTCGTGGACTGTCCCTCGATGTCCTCACCGTCGTAGCGCGGCGCAGGCTCAGGTTTCTGGCCCGACATAGTGGCCCCTCTCGGCCTGGTGAATTATTGCTCACTACGGTAGCGGGCGGGGGCGCCCCCGACACCCTAGTCGCGAGGTGCGTCGGGGATGACCGCGCCAGCGGTGGTGCGGCTAGCCGGGTTGCTCCTCGCTGCGGCGAGGAGCAACCCTTCATATTTGTGGCTTAGTGATCACTCACTTTTATCCGGGCATTCCCCGTGTGTCGAAGAAGTAGAAGGCGACACGATTGCCGACTTTTTGGGACACGGTGCTCAGTGGTATGTCCAGCTGATCAGCGGTGTGGTAGGTGAGCTTGATCTTCGACCAGTCGTGGATATTGCCCGGGGCGTTCTCGGTGATCACCATAAGGTGGTCGACATGGCCGTCGGCAACTCCGTTTTCCCAGTCCGCGGATACTACGTCGGCGATCAGGGGAGTTTCACCTCCGTAGTTACGCAGGCGCCGGCTGTGGTAGAAGCCGAAGTCCGAGAATTCGTGGGCGATGGTCCAAGTCCTACTGTGCGAAAATCTGTTGTAC carries:
- the lnt gene encoding apolipoprotein N-acyltransferase, encoding MSSTVTDPDPEAAPRKRFSRAWLLRFLVAAASGFTLYLSFAPRPLWWLAPLAFTGFALVVHGRRFRGAFGYAFVFGMGFFLPLLTWLLDFLGPDFGPWPWIALSMALSVYLGFGGAFATVVWRLPLGPLWAALVIIALETPRAWFPFGGFPWGRVAFSQPEGAFVSLASIGGAPLVGLAVVLTGFGLAALCLRLRGADPRRSLIATSALTLVPVVAGLAVWPTIGTEAQDGELTVATVQGNAPDIGLALEGRRDELRSNHLTESARLLEKLKASNTKVDLLVWPETAMAMRTGDAGVDQMVRDYGTQAIIGALVRLPDGTAQNSALVWDPATGPGQRYAKQQLVPFGEYVPAREVAKLVTPFVDSVANMTPGDGANAALSVAGTKVGVFICYETAFDYPARESVADGAELLVVPTNNAWYGPGEMSYQQLAMSRLRAVEHGRAVIVSATSGVSAIVAPDGSIKASTSLFTADSLVGRVPLRQQTTLSDLLGVTTEYGLLALAIAGVTGGYVLRFRTRRASAAKATREAAG
- a CDS encoding amidohydrolase encodes the protein MTNARTTLLLGGRIYSPSAPDATAMAITDGIVVWVGQDGPAKALHPDAEPVDLDGAFVAPAFVDAHVHATATGLHLTGLNLANVRGAAELLAAVRDAVRPGQVLVAHGWDESRWTDGRLPSRAEIDEAANGAPVYLSRVDVHSALVSSALVALAAGVHEAPGWSPDGPLTRDAHHLVRAAMRDAITPQQRREAQRAFLAEAAARGVVSVHECAGPDISGAEDLTDLLTLASEPGLPEVVGYWGERGGVDTARALGARGVAGDLFVDGALGSRTAALHEPYADAHGTTGTLYLDAAAIAEHVAACTEAELQAGFHVIGDAAVAEVVEGFRRAEKIVGRRALAARHHRLEHVEMIDAGQAKELAGWGVVASVQPQFDAEWGGEHGMYVDRLGGERAPKLNPFAAMAAEGVLLAFGSDAPVTPVDPWATVRAGTYHRTPGSGLSARASFTAHTRAGHRAAGVNDGVTGSLVPGAPAHYAIWDAEDLVVATPDSRVQRWSTDPRAGVPPLPNLAEGATLPRCLRTVRDGEVIHDVFTRTA
- a CDS encoding KamA family radical SAM protein — its product is MTAIQEPTSPVAAYDQPYDYTRVELTEPDWRRFPGWHDVTEAEWRDAQWQRVHCIRNAKQLRALMGDQLEERFYEDMLADQREMATMSMLLPPQMINTMAPNAGTDPAKVTEAWYADPIRRYMLPVRSDRDTEWPSHPHSERDSLHEAEMWVVEGLTHRYPTKVLAEMISTCPQYCGHCTRMDLVGNSTEQVEKHKLSLKPVDRQDAMIEYLRKTPGVRDVVVSGGDVANVPWPQLESFLMRLMDIDTVRDIRLATKALAALPQHWIQPKVVEGLERVAGTAQRRGVNLAIHTHVNHAQSVTPLVAEAARTALDVGVRDVRNQGVLMKGVNATPADLLDLCFALQGEANILPYYFYMCDMIPNAEHWRVSVHEAQELQHAIMGYLPGYATPRIVCDVPYVGKRWVHQLAEYDRELGISYWTKNYRTGIEHEDPEALQRRYPYYDPISTLPEAGQRWWASQPG